In Acaryochloris marina S15, a single genomic region encodes these proteins:
- the crtR gene encoding beta-carotene hydroxylase, whose protein sequence is MTAKVTPKSVPFHFLGPPGSFNPTLLLFFGALALLLGSTYAHYQLSLPGWCTFVANTLALHFAGTVIHDACHKVAHHNRIVNAALGHGSALILGFAFPVFTRVHLQHHAAVNDPDNDPDHYVSTGGPLWLIAPRFFYHEVFFFKRRLWRKFELLEWFLSRLYLVTLIVCACKFGFIHYVLNFWFVPALIVGTTLGFFFDYFPHRPFHERNRWRNARVYANPVLNVLILGQNYHLIHHLWPSIPWYKCEPAYHAVRPLLDEKNCHQRIGIFQRKGFLGFVYDFFLGVRFEHTVSTEALEGMVDATQTESELQLVESV, encoded by the coding sequence ATGACAGCAAAGGTAACGCCCAAGTCGGTCCCATTCCATTTTCTTGGCCCGCCCGGATCATTCAATCCAACCCTGCTGTTGTTCTTTGGTGCATTAGCACTTTTGCTAGGGTCGACCTACGCTCACTACCAGCTGTCTTTGCCAGGTTGGTGCACTTTTGTGGCAAATACCTTAGCCCTGCATTTTGCCGGCACAGTCATTCATGATGCCTGTCATAAAGTGGCTCACCACAATCGCATTGTTAATGCTGCTTTAGGTCATGGCAGTGCATTGATCTTAGGGTTTGCGTTTCCGGTATTTACGCGAGTCCATCTTCAGCACCATGCTGCTGTCAACGATCCTGATAACGATCCCGATCACTACGTGTCAACAGGTGGCCCCCTGTGGCTGATTGCGCCCCGCTTTTTCTACCATGAGGTCTTTTTCTTTAAACGTCGCCTATGGCGTAAGTTTGAGCTTCTAGAATGGTTCTTAAGCCGCCTATATCTTGTTACCTTGATTGTCTGTGCTTGTAAATTTGGCTTTATACACTACGTGCTGAATTTCTGGTTTGTGCCAGCACTCATTGTGGGAACGACTCTAGGATTCTTTTTTGACTATTTCCCCCATCGCCCATTTCATGAACGTAATCGATGGCGCAATGCCCGAGTTTATGCCAACCCCGTCTTGAACGTGTTGATTCTGGGGCAAAACTACCATCTAATCCATCACCTATGGCCTTCTATTCCCTGGTATAAGTGTGAACCTGCTTATCATGCAGTCAGGCCCCTACTGGACGAGAAAAACTGCCATCAACGAATTGGCATTTTCCAGCGCAAAGGATTTCTAGGATTTGTTTATGACTTCTTCTTAGGGGTTCGATTTGAACATACGGTTTCGACTGAAGCATTGGAAGGAATGGTTGACGCTACACAGACAGAATCAGAACTCCAGTTAGTGGAATCTGTATAG
- a CDS encoding M50 family metallopeptidase, giving the protein MPATLRIDRQFWVQWILCNCLVYGLGAGIPILLTEVQSTPNYASNIGYAVILTELWVGVTQWLMLRQKFAIPAKWIWLSFVASVVSFQPYILAAGQFSPSRAIPLLGFYPIIISLSQWYVLRQRFQPAWSWVPTSCFGLIFGGLLGFFLGTYIHVWWNITFGLSALVGGLACGLVYGIITAFDLRHITQQKYTSPKPSEPASKYDNPPNHKTWVDSVIISLPLLVIMGGWWWLLPPVPSTELPSIVKLFIFLGIFYLYQYFAIFIHELGHYLFAWANGSKLYRFAIGRLILIQTDQGLKLRRCRRQLAGGFAEPIPTSLHRLDRQLFLLIMGGPAASFLLFCFGTLPLLSPTLIRHSPIVWCLTFMSDISLHMAIFNTIPIKIGYFSTDGRRMLDLAKKNIPGQRFLADYQFNAYLLQGIRPKDIDPDLKTRLLALPENSMDHISGLIMAYYMALDQGQIQQAGDYLDQALKINAYYPELFRASLLLEGAYYEAHIRQHPDAANQWLDQIQEKILIAPSTLLRTEAAIHLAEGDKISAQTKAEDSLAILQKPQFLPGFTVFEQDRLQMLLQDLATS; this is encoded by the coding sequence ATGCCAGCCACTTTACGCATAGATCGCCAATTCTGGGTGCAATGGATTCTGTGCAATTGTTTGGTATATGGCCTAGGTGCGGGCATACCAATATTACTCACGGAAGTTCAATCTACACCAAATTATGCGAGCAATATTGGCTATGCCGTAATACTTACGGAGTTATGGGTTGGAGTGACACAATGGCTGATGCTACGTCAAAAGTTTGCCATACCTGCAAAGTGGATTTGGTTGAGCTTTGTAGCATCTGTCGTCTCTTTTCAACCATACATTCTGGCTGCAGGTCAATTCTCTCCCTCACGTGCCATACCTCTCCTTGGCTTTTACCCAATCATCATCAGCCTTAGTCAGTGGTATGTTCTTCGTCAAAGGTTTCAGCCTGCATGGAGTTGGGTGCCAACAAGCTGTTTTGGATTAATATTTGGAGGATTACTAGGATTTTTTCTGGGCACTTATATCCATGTGTGGTGGAATATCACGTTTGGTTTATCTGCTCTAGTAGGTGGTTTGGCCTGTGGCTTAGTTTATGGAATCATTACAGCCTTTGATCTTCGCCATATCACTCAGCAAAAATACACTTCTCCAAAACCATCAGAGCCAGCGTCCAAGTATGACAATCCGCCAAATCACAAAACGTGGGTCGACTCTGTCATTATCTCCTTACCGCTGCTAGTCATTATGGGCGGGTGGTGGTGGTTATTACCGCCTGTACCTTCAACTGAACTCCCTTCCATTGTTAAACTATTCATTTTTCTAGGAATTTTCTATCTCTACCAATATTTCGCAATCTTCATCCATGAACTGGGCCATTACTTATTTGCATGGGCAAATGGTTCTAAACTCTACCGTTTCGCCATTGGACGGTTGATCCTTATTCAGACAGATCAGGGTCTAAAATTACGTCGATGCCGTCGACAACTTGCAGGAGGTTTTGCTGAGCCTATCCCGACATCACTACATCGATTAGACAGACAACTCTTTCTCCTGATTATGGGTGGACCTGCTGCCTCATTCTTATTATTTTGTTTCGGCACCCTTCCCTTACTATCACCCACTTTAATCCGTCACTCTCCTATCGTTTGGTGTTTGACCTTTATGTCTGACATCAGCTTACACATGGCTATTTTCAACACTATTCCAATTAAAATCGGTTACTTTTCAACCGATGGTCGTCGGATGCTCGACTTGGCAAAAAAAAATATCCCTGGTCAAAGGTTCTTGGCTGACTATCAATTCAACGCTTATCTGCTCCAAGGCATTCGCCCAAAAGATATCGATCCAGACCTAAAAACTCGATTATTGGCACTGCCCGAAAACTCTATGGATCATATTTCGGGCCTGATCATGGCCTATTACATGGCCTTAGATCAAGGTCAAATCCAACAGGCAGGAGATTATCTCGATCAGGCATTGAAAATCAATGCCTACTATCCTGAGCTCTTTCGTGCCTCTTTACTGCTGGAAGGGGCTTACTATGAAGCACATATTCGTCAGCATCCTGATGCAGCAAACCAATGGCTAGACCAAATCCAAGAAAAAATTTTGATTGCTCCTTCAACACTCCTCAGAACTGAAGCCGCGATACATCTAGCTGAAGGAGACAAAATATCTGCTCAGACCAAAGCTGAAGACAGTCTGGCCATCTTGCAAAAGCCTCAATTCTTGCCTGGTTTTACAGTGTTTGAACAAGATCGGCTTCAGATGCTCCTCCAAGACCTAGCCACCTCATAA
- a CDS encoding late competence development ComFB family protein, with amino-acid sequence MTIGEIVEQAMRNGYLTPTMEAEVGRICDNASELAVEEYQSLDRLMGALLTGQVVAVPRKQFINVMEELVLTEAITRVSKIEATSDHTLDLGDIAAYALNRLPPLYATTEEGANYQRQRARQELLDLIIQQVETAISRNLDQPDFYPDRHALESDHQKDLLGQVSSLLQAYAPDYEQPVKS; translated from the coding sequence ATGACTATTGGTGAAATTGTTGAACAGGCAATGAGAAACGGCTATCTGACTCCCACCATGGAAGCAGAAGTTGGCCGGATCTGTGATAATGCCTCCGAGCTAGCTGTTGAAGAATATCAATCCCTTGATCGCTTGATGGGGGCTCTGCTCACTGGTCAAGTGGTGGCGGTGCCTCGTAAACAGTTCATCAATGTCATGGAAGAACTGGTGCTGACTGAAGCGATAACCCGTGTATCCAAGATTGAAGCGACTAGCGATCACACCTTGGACTTGGGCGATATTGCGGCTTATGCCCTCAACCGTCTGCCACCCCTCTATGCCACAACGGAAGAAGGGGCGAACTATCAGCGTCAACGAGCGAGACAAGAGCTTCTGGATCTGATCATTCAGCAAGTTGAAACCGCCATTTCCCGCAACCTCGATCAGCCTGACTTCTATCCTGATCGCCATGCGCTAGAGTCCGATCATCAAAAAGATTTACTGGGTCAAGTCAGCTCTTTGCTACAAGCCTATGCCCCTGATTATGAGCAGCCTGTCAAAAGCTAA
- a CDS encoding SDR family oxidoreductase has protein sequence MTDMKVLILGCGYTGLRLADRLTQDNIRVHVTNRKGDLAGQYAFPFAHSPDTGPVLLPAAAYEGITHVLSSIPPDKQGHDPVAMHLLSTLEKLPLQWFGYLSTTGVYGDSQGAWVDEASPVNPKSVRSQNRVNAETQFLQSSLPTHIFRLPGIYGPGRSILDRLRNGTARNISKPGHVFSRIHVDDIVQTVFKSMQHPQPDSIYNVADDLPSEPITLIEEGSRLLGITPPPALAYGDVQMSPMAQSFWQECRRVSNAKIKTDLGIQLLHPSYREGLQSIQLLEAL, from the coding sequence ATGACTGATATGAAAGTACTCATTCTAGGTTGTGGATATACAGGACTGCGATTAGCAGACCGGCTGACCCAAGATAACATTAGGGTTCATGTTACCAATCGAAAGGGTGATCTTGCCGGGCAATATGCTTTTCCTTTTGCCCATTCCCCAGATACCGGTCCTGTCTTACTCCCTGCCGCTGCCTATGAGGGCATTACACATGTCCTAAGTAGCATCCCTCCTGATAAACAAGGCCATGATCCCGTCGCGATGCACCTGCTTTCAACCTTAGAAAAGCTACCCTTACAGTGGTTTGGTTACCTTTCTACCACTGGTGTCTACGGCGATTCCCAGGGCGCATGGGTGGATGAAGCGAGTCCTGTCAATCCTAAGTCGGTGCGATCGCAAAACCGTGTCAACGCCGAAACCCAATTTTTACAGTCTTCACTCCCCACCCACATTTTCCGTCTACCAGGGATTTACGGCCCAGGTCGAAGTATCCTAGATCGCCTTAGAAATGGCACAGCTCGCAATATCTCCAAACCCGGACATGTTTTCAGCCGTATTCATGTGGATGACATCGTTCAGACCGTCTTTAAATCAATGCAGCATCCCCAACCCGACTCCATCTATAACGTGGCGGATGATCTCCCTTCAGAACCCATTACTTTAATTGAAGAGGGCAGCCGATTACTCGGCATTACACCCCCACCTGCGTTAGCCTATGGCGATGTCCAGATGAGTCCAATGGCTCAGTCTTTTTGGCAAGAATGCCGACGTGTCAGCAATGCCAAAATCAAAACAGACTTAGGGATACAGTTACTCCACCCCTCCTACCGAGAAGGATTGCAGTCCATACAACTGCTGGAAGCGCTCTAA
- a CDS encoding branched-chain amino acid transaminase: MHNFLPTAYFEHQFVPFKDANLSIATHALHYGTGAFGGLRGIPDPQNPNQILLFRLDRHCQRLSQSARLLHFDLPADKIEQIIKDFVQKNRPQTSFYIRPFVYTSDLGIAPRLHNIEKNFFVYGIELGDYLSPDGVSCRISSWCRQEDHSLPLRGKISGAYITSSLAKTEAVESGFDEAILMNAQGKVSEASGMNIFIVRHGKIITPGFEQDILEGITRDSVLQLARDLGIPVVERPVDKSELLIADEVFLSGTAAKITPVKRIENYTTPSDRPITEKLRDKLTAITENRDSQYQQWVFPIPLN; this comes from the coding sequence ATGCATAATTTTTTGCCGACTGCCTACTTTGAACATCAGTTTGTCCCCTTCAAAGACGCGAATCTTTCCATTGCTACCCATGCCCTGCACTATGGAACGGGTGCCTTTGGCGGGTTGCGAGGCATCCCTGATCCACAAAACCCCAATCAAATTCTGCTCTTTCGCTTAGACCGCCATTGCCAGCGTCTCAGTCAGAGCGCTCGTTTACTTCACTTCGATTTACCGGCAGACAAAATTGAGCAAATTATCAAAGACTTTGTTCAAAAAAACCGTCCTCAAACCTCTTTCTATATCCGCCCATTTGTCTATACCTCCGACCTGGGGATTGCCCCACGACTCCACAACATCGAAAAGAACTTTTTCGTCTACGGCATTGAGCTCGGGGACTATCTCTCTCCCGATGGTGTAAGCTGCCGCATTAGTTCTTGGTGTCGACAAGAAGACCACAGCTTACCGTTGCGAGGCAAAATTAGCGGGGCCTATATCACGTCATCCCTGGCCAAGACAGAAGCTGTAGAATCCGGGTTTGACGAAGCAATTTTGATGAATGCCCAGGGCAAGGTGAGTGAAGCGTCGGGCATGAATATTTTTATTGTCCGCCATGGCAAAATTATTACCCCTGGCTTTGAGCAAGACATTCTGGAGGGAATTACCCGCGATAGTGTCTTGCAATTGGCGCGGGACTTAGGCATTCCCGTGGTCGAACGTCCGGTAGACAAGTCTGAATTACTGATCGCTGACGAAGTATTTTTAAGCGGAACAGCTGCCAAAATCACGCCGGTCAAACGGATAGAGAATTACACGACACCCAGTGACCGACCGATTACTGAAAAGCTCAGGGATAAGCTCACAGCCATTACCGAAAACCGCGACTCCCAATATCAGCAATGGGTCTTCCCCATTCCTCTCAATTAG
- a CDS encoding AI-2E family transporter, which translates to MPAPYRKYFLNRLTNSVLVRFLLLFAASWATLQVFAYFQGILLIFIFAAILAFLLNYPTQWLRRFLPHGVAATVVFMVGLLLLFGLLITVLFAVLSQGQELVNSVTEFLNAMEQLSREAEQILAARDVQIDFGAIEAKFRDQVIESIGSSVGVIQGIVNNLIDLILIAVVSFFMLLDGGRIWKWLLRGLPKASRARFTLAMKRNFLGFFWGRFLLALFFAVSSFFVFLSLGVPVPLILAVVAGVFDMIPGIGATIGIGAISLVLLPQGLWRAMQILIACIVLQQIEENILMPRVMQNSLQMNPVVLFFALLIGSRLAGLVGLFLSIPIAGVLLSLLEGEEDDDKDFFGEIS; encoded by the coding sequence ATGCCTGCTCCCTATCGCAAATACTTTTTGAATCGCTTAACGAACTCTGTTCTAGTTCGTTTTTTGCTCTTATTTGCTGCAAGCTGGGCCACATTGCAAGTCTTTGCTTATTTTCAGGGCATTCTACTGATTTTTATCTTTGCCGCAATCCTGGCATTTCTGCTCAACTATCCAACCCAATGGTTACGAAGATTTCTACCTCATGGAGTCGCCGCCACTGTTGTATTTATGGTGGGATTGCTACTGCTGTTTGGGCTCTTGATTACTGTCCTATTTGCGGTTCTATCCCAGGGTCAAGAGCTCGTCAATAGCGTCACTGAATTCTTGAACGCAATGGAACAGTTAAGTCGTGAAGCCGAACAAATATTGGCCGCTCGCGATGTCCAGATTGATTTTGGCGCGATTGAAGCTAAGTTCCGAGACCAGGTCATCGAAAGCATTGGCTCTAGTGTCGGGGTGATTCAAGGCATCGTTAACAACTTAATCGACCTCATCCTGATCGCAGTCGTTAGCTTTTTTATGCTGCTAGATGGCGGTCGCATTTGGAAATGGTTGCTCAGAGGGCTCCCAAAAGCCTCCCGTGCCCGATTCACGCTAGCCATGAAACGCAATTTTCTAGGTTTCTTCTGGGGACGCTTTTTATTGGCGTTATTTTTCGCAGTATCCAGCTTTTTTGTCTTTTTGAGTCTGGGCGTCCCAGTCCCCCTAATTTTGGCGGTCGTTGCTGGCGTCTTTGATATGATTCCAGGCATTGGGGCAACGATAGGGATTGGGGCAATTTCCCTAGTTCTCTTACCTCAAGGGTTATGGAGGGCCATGCAGATCCTGATCGCTTGCATTGTCCTGCAACAAATCGAAGAGAATATTTTGATGCCCCGAGTCATGCAGAACTCACTACAGATGAACCCGGTTGTCCTATTTTTTGCTTTGTTAATCGGGAGCCGATTAGCAGGACTAGTGGGTTTATTTTTGTCGATCCCCATCGCTGGGGTTCTACTGAGTCTCTTGGAAGGTGAAGAGGATGATGATAAAGACTTTTTTGGTGAAATTTCTTAA
- the cimA gene encoding citramalate synthase yields the protein MNIQHRSPLWIYDTTLRDGAQREGISLSVEDKLTIAQQLDKLGIPFIEGGWPGANPKDEQFFQKLKTLPLRQAEVVAFCSTRRPGSQAAEDPILRPILAAETRWITLFGKSWDFHVTAGLKTTLGENLVMIADSINYLCQQDRQVIYDAEHWFDGYKHNPEYALETIQAAVQAGAKWVVLCDTNGGTLPHEVAESVQAVRQVIQDLQGSTQIGIHTHNDSGTAVANAIAAVQQGAEMVQGTINGYGERCGNANLCTLIPNLQLKLGYGCVEPEQLAELTPSSRLISELVNLAPDDHAPFVGLSAFAHKGGIHVSAVQRDPQTYEHIEPQTVGNQRRIVISEQSGLSNVLEKANHCGIALDKQNPVSRQLLQQLKELEHEGYQFEAAEASFELLLRQALEQRPSLFELHGFDVHCYCGSLESRQQGGFSSTALATVKVVVGVQEILTAAEGNGPVSALDAALRKALVDVYPSIAKFQLTDYKVRILDGKRGTSAKTRVLVESTDGQNRWTTVGVSTNIIGASYQAVAEGIEYGLLRPCLKDSDECPIGIRTILNDLNSAPV from the coding sequence ATGAATATTCAACACCGTTCTCCCCTATGGATTTACGACACAACGCTGCGGGACGGTGCTCAAAGAGAAGGTATTTCTCTATCTGTTGAAGATAAATTAACGATTGCTCAGCAGCTGGATAAGCTAGGTATCCCCTTTATTGAAGGGGGGTGGCCGGGGGCAAATCCGAAAGATGAACAGTTTTTTCAGAAATTAAAGACTTTGCCCCTTCGCCAGGCTGAGGTCGTCGCGTTTTGTTCGACCCGTCGTCCAGGGAGCCAGGCTGCAGAAGATCCAATCCTGCGACCGATTTTAGCGGCAGAAACGCGGTGGATAACCCTATTTGGCAAATCTTGGGATTTTCACGTTACGGCTGGGCTTAAAACCACCCTGGGTGAAAACCTAGTGATGATTGCTGATTCTATTAACTATCTGTGCCAGCAGGATCGACAGGTTATTTATGATGCAGAGCATTGGTTTGATGGATATAAGCACAACCCGGAATATGCTCTAGAAACGATTCAAGCCGCTGTGCAGGCGGGGGCCAAGTGGGTTGTGTTGTGTGACACCAATGGCGGCACACTACCCCATGAAGTTGCTGAAAGTGTCCAGGCCGTCAGGCAGGTGATTCAGGATTTGCAGGGTTCGACCCAAATTGGGATTCATACTCATAATGATTCGGGTACGGCTGTCGCGAATGCAATAGCTGCGGTTCAGCAAGGGGCTGAAATGGTCCAAGGGACAATTAATGGCTATGGAGAACGCTGTGGAAATGCCAATCTTTGTACTCTGATTCCCAATTTGCAGTTGAAGTTGGGCTATGGCTGTGTGGAACCAGAGCAGCTAGCAGAACTGACGCCGAGTAGCCGCTTAATTAGTGAGCTAGTCAACCTTGCCCCTGATGATCATGCGCCATTTGTGGGTTTGTCTGCCTTTGCTCATAAAGGGGGCATTCATGTGAGTGCAGTACAGCGAGATCCCCAAACCTATGAACATATTGAGCCCCAGACGGTGGGGAATCAGCGACGGATTGTGATTTCTGAGCAGTCTGGCCTGAGTAATGTTCTGGAGAAGGCCAATCATTGTGGTATTGCCCTGGATAAGCAAAATCCGGTGAGTCGACAGCTCCTTCAACAGCTTAAGGAGTTGGAGCATGAAGGGTATCAATTTGAAGCGGCAGAAGCGAGTTTTGAATTGCTGCTCAGACAAGCGCTGGAACAACGACCTAGCTTGTTCGAACTCCATGGCTTTGATGTGCATTGCTACTGTGGTTCTCTCGAATCTCGTCAACAAGGCGGCTTTAGCAGCACTGCATTAGCAACGGTAAAAGTGGTAGTCGGTGTTCAAGAAATTTTAACGGCTGCAGAAGGCAATGGACCGGTATCCGCTTTAGATGCGGCCTTGAGGAAGGCCCTAGTGGATGTTTATCCCAGCATTGCTAAGTTTCAGCTCACGGACTATAAAGTCCGAATTTTGGATGGTAAACGAGGGACTTCGGCGAAGACCCGTGTACTGGTGGAATCGACTGATGGTCAGAATCGTTGGACTACGGTAGGGGTGTCCACCAATATTATTGGGGCTTCCTATCAAGCTGTGGCAGAAGGCATTGAATATGGACTGCTGCGCCCTTGCTTGAAGGATTCGGATGAATGTCCCATTGGCATTAGAACTATTTTGAATGATTTAAATTCAGCTCCGGTTTAA